A region from the Phycodurus eques isolate BA_2022a chromosome 12, UOR_Pequ_1.1, whole genome shotgun sequence genome encodes:
- the pla1a gene encoding phospholipase A1 member A isoform X2, with protein sequence MSPPDKSVLLLLFLVLVVQGPEARADECADVSNTTWRQYRQQRQQRAQPRVLYLLMTRERPGCAQAFHKAPGSAFNVTRPTKVIIHGYRALGSKPRWVLDLAEALLAVEDANVLMVDWVSCASFAYNLAVDNYKEVALYISVLVNRLQKDGCKLELFHFIGISLGAHVAGFVGTLFEGKIGRITGLDPAGPMFKNADTFDRLDPSDAQFVDAIHTDSDYFGISIPVGHVDFFLNGGNDQTGCARSRFASVYGYVICDHMRALHVYMSALNSSCTLSGIPCDSYQNFLQGRCLHCDTFRGRCPTIGLSENCGVTSTPLPKEQKLFLFTTSLPPFCAHHILLVLETSALTKSAEVEVTLTTGDLERRRRLWLQTETTVYRTVLTHPVVLCEIHSITLKNTGARFYRQNDIHLKSVCLSQMASPTHEEPLCVNNINIRRGSPWSHDFVQVCSLF encoded by the exons ATGTCCCCCCCGGACAAAAGCGTCCTGCTGCTGCTTTTTCTTGTGCTGGTCGTCCAAG GTCCCGAGGCGAGGGCGGACGAGTGCGCCGATGTGAGCAACACCACGTGGCGGCAGTACCGCCAGCAGAGGCAGCAGCGGGCGCAGCCGCGGGTTCTCTACCTGCTGATGACCCGAGAGCGCCCGGGCTGCGCGCAGGCCTTCCACAAGGCGCCGGGGAGCGCCTTCAATGTCACACGGCCCACCAAGGTCATCATACACGGATACAG GGCCCTGGGCAGTAAGCCTCGGTGGGTTTTGGATCTGGCCGAGGCGCTGCTGGCGGTGGAGGACGCGAACGTGCTCATGGTGGACTGGGTCTCCTGCGCCTCGTTCGCGTACAATCTGGCGGTGGACAACTACAAGGAGGTGGCGCTGTACATCTCGGTCCTCGTCAACCGGCTGCAG AAAGACGGGTGCAAGCTAGAGTTGTTCCACTTCATTGGCATCAGTTTGGGGGCGCACGTGGCCGGATTTGTGGGAACGCTCTTCGAGGGAAAGATCGGAAGAATCACGG gTTTGGACCCGGCTGGTCCCATGTTTAAGAACGCAGACACCTTCGACCGTCTGGATCCATCTGACGCACAGTTTGTGGACGCCATCCACACCGACTCCGACT ACTTCGGCATCTCCATCCCGGTCGGCCACGTGGACTTCTTCTTGAACGGTGGAAACGACCAGACGGGATGCGCACGATCCCGATTTGCCTCTG TGTACGGCTATGTGATTTGCGACCACATGAGGGCCCTGCACGTGTACATGAGCGCTCTGAACTCGTCGTGCACTCTGAGCGGCATCCCGTGTGACAGCTACCAAAACTTCCTGCAAGGACGATGCCTCCACTGTGACACCTTCAGGGGAAGGTGTCCCACCATCG GTTTGTCAGAAAATTGCGGCGTCACTTCAACTCCCCTCCCCAAGGAGCAGAAGTTGTTCCTCTTCACTACGTCTCTGCCACCTTTCTGTG CTCATCACATACTGCTTGTGTTGGAGACTTCTGCTCTCACTAAAAGCGCTGAAGTGGAAGTGACACTGACCACCGGTGACCTGGAGAGACGACGACGACTCTGGCT tcaAACAGAAACAACAGTGTACAGGACGGTGTTGACTCACCCGGTGGTGCTATGTGAGATCCACTCCATCACCCTGAAAAACACGGGCGCCCGCTTCTACCGTCAAAACGACATCCATCTCAAGTCCGTCTGTCTGTCCCAGATGGCCTCACCCAC gCACGAGGAGCCACTGTGCGTGAACAACATCAACATTCGACGAGGATCTCCGTGGTCACATGACTTTGTGCAGGTGTGCAGCCTCTTCTGA
- the pla1a gene encoding phospholipase A1 member A isoform X1, with the protein MSPPDKSVLLLLFLVLVVQGPEARADECADVSNTTWRQYRQQRQQRAQPRVLYLLMTRERPGCAQAFHKAPGSAFNVTRPTKVIIHGYRALGSKPRWVLDLAEALLAVEDANVLMVDWVSCASFAYNLAVDNYKEVALYISVLVNRLQKDGCKLELFHFIGISLGAHVAGFVGTLFEGKIGRITGLDPAGPMFKNADTFDRLDPSDAQFVDAIHTDSDYFGISIPVGHVDFFLNGGNDQTGCARSRFASVLGLFPVYGYVICDHMRALHVYMSALNSSCTLSGIPCDSYQNFLQGRCLHCDTFRGRCPTIGLSENCGVTSTPLPKEQKLFLFTTSLPPFCAHHILLVLETSALTKSAEVEVTLTTGDLERRRRLWLQTETTVYRTVLTHPVVLCEIHSITLKNTGARFYRQNDIHLKSVCLSQMASPTHEEPLCVNNINIRRGSPWSHDFVQVCSLF; encoded by the exons ATGTCCCCCCCGGACAAAAGCGTCCTGCTGCTGCTTTTTCTTGTGCTGGTCGTCCAAG GTCCCGAGGCGAGGGCGGACGAGTGCGCCGATGTGAGCAACACCACGTGGCGGCAGTACCGCCAGCAGAGGCAGCAGCGGGCGCAGCCGCGGGTTCTCTACCTGCTGATGACCCGAGAGCGCCCGGGCTGCGCGCAGGCCTTCCACAAGGCGCCGGGGAGCGCCTTCAATGTCACACGGCCCACCAAGGTCATCATACACGGATACAG GGCCCTGGGCAGTAAGCCTCGGTGGGTTTTGGATCTGGCCGAGGCGCTGCTGGCGGTGGAGGACGCGAACGTGCTCATGGTGGACTGGGTCTCCTGCGCCTCGTTCGCGTACAATCTGGCGGTGGACAACTACAAGGAGGTGGCGCTGTACATCTCGGTCCTCGTCAACCGGCTGCAG AAAGACGGGTGCAAGCTAGAGTTGTTCCACTTCATTGGCATCAGTTTGGGGGCGCACGTGGCCGGATTTGTGGGAACGCTCTTCGAGGGAAAGATCGGAAGAATCACGG gTTTGGACCCGGCTGGTCCCATGTTTAAGAACGCAGACACCTTCGACCGTCTGGATCCATCTGACGCACAGTTTGTGGACGCCATCCACACCGACTCCGACT ACTTCGGCATCTCCATCCCGGTCGGCCACGTGGACTTCTTCTTGAACGGTGGAAACGACCAGACGGGATGCGCACGATCCCGATTTGCCTCTG TTTTGGGCTTGTTTCCAGTGTACGGCTATGTGATTTGCGACCACATGAGGGCCCTGCACGTGTACATGAGCGCTCTGAACTCGTCGTGCACTCTGAGCGGCATCCCGTGTGACAGCTACCAAAACTTCCTGCAAGGACGATGCCTCCACTGTGACACCTTCAGGGGAAGGTGTCCCACCATCG GTTTGTCAGAAAATTGCGGCGTCACTTCAACTCCCCTCCCCAAGGAGCAGAAGTTGTTCCTCTTCACTACGTCTCTGCCACCTTTCTGTG CTCATCACATACTGCTTGTGTTGGAGACTTCTGCTCTCACTAAAAGCGCTGAAGTGGAAGTGACACTGACCACCGGTGACCTGGAGAGACGACGACGACTCTGGCT tcaAACAGAAACAACAGTGTACAGGACGGTGTTGACTCACCCGGTGGTGCTATGTGAGATCCACTCCATCACCCTGAAAAACACGGGCGCCCGCTTCTACCGTCAAAACGACATCCATCTCAAGTCCGTCTGTCTGTCCCAGATGGCCTCACCCAC gCACGAGGAGCCACTGTGCGTGAACAACATCAACATTCGACGAGGATCTCCGTGGTCACATGACTTTGTGCAGGTGTGCAGCCTCTTCTGA
- the hsd3b1 gene encoding hydroxy-delta-5-steroid dehydrogenase, 3 beta- and steroid delta-isomerase 1, with the protein MSCLDGDICVVTGACGFLGKTLIRMLVEQEKNIREIRLLDINVKQELLQSLEECRGDIKLIAFEGDIRDSEFVRRACREATLVFHIASIIDVIDAVASSEMYGVNVKGTQNLLDACIQENVASFIYTSTVEVMGPNPEGEPVVNGHEDMAYRISLKFSYSKTKKEAEDRTLGCNGEPLQNGGRLATCALRPMYIYGEDCRFLLGHMADGVRNGDVLYRMSMREAKVNPVYVGNVAAAHLQAARSLKDPARRADVGGKFYFVSDDTPHISYSDFNYAVMSPLGFSIQDRMAVPLRLFYVVCFLWEMACLMLRPFRRVVPPINRQLLTMLNTAFSFSYDKAKCELGYVPKYTWQQARSNTTQWLAQQLPKQREKIWKK; encoded by the exons ATGTCTTGCCTGGACGGCGACATATGCGTGGTGACGGGAGCGTGCGGCTTCCTGGGAAAGACGCTGATCAGGATGCTCGTGGAGCAGGAGAAAAACATCCGCGAGATACGACTCCTCGACATCAACGTCAAACAGGAGCTGCTGCAAAGTCTGGAAG AATGCCGAGGCGACATCAAGCTGATCGCATTTGAGGGCGACATCAGAGACAGCGAATTTGTGAGGAGAGCCTGTCGAGAAGCCACACTGGTCTTCCACATCGCGTCCATCATCGACGTCATCGACGCCGTGGCGTCCAGTGAGATGTATGGCGTCAACGTCAAAG GAACACAGAATCTCTTGGACGCATGCATCCAGGAGAATGTGGCCTCTTTCATCTACACCAGCACAGTGGAGGTGATGGGTCCCAACCCCGAGGGTGAGCCAGTGGTGAACGGCCATGAGGACATGGCCTACCGGATCTCTCTCAAGTTCTCCTACAGCAAGACCAAGAAGGAGGCAGAGGACCGGACCCTGGGGTGCAACGGCGAGCCCCTCCAAAACGGTGGGCGCCTGGCCACCTGCGCCCTGCGGCCCATGTACATCTATGGCGAGGACTGCCGCTTCCTGCTCGGCCACATGGCGGACGGCGTGCGCAACGGCGACGTCCTCTACCGGATGTCTATGCGGGAGGCCAAGGTTAACCCGGTCTACGTGGGCAACGTGGCGGCGGCCCACCTCCAGGCTGCCCGCAGCCTCAAAGACCCCGCGCGTAGAGCGGACGTGGGCGGAAAGTTCTACTTTGTGTCCGACGACACACCGCACATCAGCTACTCGGACTTCAACTACGCAGTCATGTCGCCGCTGGGCTTTAGCATCCAGGACAGGATGGCCGTGCCCCTGCGCCTGTTCTACGTGGTCTGCTTCCTGTGGGAGATGGCGTGCCTGATGCTGCGGCCCTTCCGCAGGGTAGTGCCGCCCATCAACCGCCAGCTGCTGACCATGCTCAACACGGCCTTCAGCTTCTCGTATGACAAGGCCAAGTGCGAGCTGGGCTACGTGCCCAAGTACACCTGGCAGCAGGCAAGAAGCAACACCACCCAGTGGCTCGCACAGCAGCTGCCCAAACAACGggagaaaatatggaaaaagtaa
- the si:rp71-68n21.9 gene encoding kelch-like protein 9 isoform X2 produces MSGHPDRSPAPPPQQLAQQDDRVSLPDPVSLPAPVPHRVPSPALVPFAPATKMPPKRPDKATKPKLPPRPLSKGFSSTEHSLDVLQGLNAFRASDILCDVVLVPGDSHETFPVHRVIMASSSDYFKAMFTGGMRETDMREIKLHGVTKLGLKNILDFIYTSKINLDMGNLQETLEAANFLQVIPVLSFCNQLMSSEITVDNCVEVECIASDLLLEDLQCNVAEFVSRNLCALVQCGRYLQLSKKTIAGALASNSLKGLSEMELYQIAKGWLAHDPAKRRHSVYALMRHIRFPLMSPSELIQISHEEDVQDEEGDSLMRSETSCVNLLLEASNYQMMPFMQPALQSERTRIRSDATHIVALGGVMRQQLVVSRELRMYDGKTGQWRALKPMKVPCYQHGLALLGGFLFIVGGQSTYDTKGKTAIDSAYRYDPRFNVWLQIASLKEKRTFFHLSALKGKLYAVGGRNAVGEIESVECYNLKTNEWSFVSSMAKSHYGHAGTVHGDSMYISGGITHDTFQRELWCYDPAGDAWTRRADMMELRGLHCMCTVGDRLFVMGGNHFQGRSDYDDVLSCEYYSPTNDQWTVVAPMPRGQSDVGVTVFQGQIYVVGGYSWNSRCMVDIVQHYDPEGDTWDRVFDILEPLGGIRACTMTVHLPEDSVDEAQIQEGPLPTGEN; encoded by the exons ATGTCCGGTCATCCAGACAGATCCCCTGCTCCGCCCCCGCAGCAACTGGCTCAGCAAG ATGACAGGGTTTCTCTGCCAGACCCTGTCTCACTTCCAGCTCCAGTTCCGCATCGAGTTCCATCCCCGGCTCTGGTGCCCTTTGCCCCAGCCACGAAAATGCCTCCCAAACGGCCGGACAAAGCTACCAAGCCCAAACTGCCCCCTCGGCCTCTTTCCAAGGGGTTCAGTAGTACTGAACACAGCTTGGATGTGTTACAG GGTTTGAATGCTTTCCGGGCAAGCGACATCCTGTGCGATGTCGTGTTGGTTCCCGGAGACAGTCACGAAACTTTCCCAGTGCACCGAGTCATCATGGCATCATCCAGTGACTACTTCAAAGCTATGTTCACAG GAGGTATGCGCGAGACAGATATGCGTGAGATCAAGCTGCACGGCGTCACCAAGTTGGGCCTGAAGAACATTTTAGACTTCATCTACACGTCAAAAATTAACCTGGACATGGGTAACCTCCAAGAGACCCTGGAGGCTGCCAACTTCCTTCAGGTCATCCCGGTGCTTTCCTTCTGCAACCAGCTTATGAGCAGTGAG ATCACAGTTGATAATTGTGTGGAGGTGGAGTGCATTGCATCTGACTTACTCCTGGAGGATTTGCAGTGCAACGTTG CCGAGTTTGTGAGCCGCAACCTGTGCGCCCTGGTGCAGTGCGGTCGCTATCTGCAACTCTCCAAGAAGACCATCGCCGGAGCCTTGGCCAGCAACTCTCTGAAGGGACTCTCTGAAATGGAGCTCTACCAAATCGCCAAAGGTTGGCTGGCTCACGACCCTGCCAAGCGGCGCCATTCGGTCTACGCCTTGATGCGTCACATTCGCTTCCCCCTGATGAGCCCCTCCGAGCTGATCCAGATCTCCCATGAAGAAGACGTACAGGATGAGGAAGGAGACTCCCTGATGCGTTCCGAGACCTCCTGTGTCAACCTCCTGTTGGAGGCCAGTAACTATCAGATGATGCCCTTCATGCAGCCAGCTCTCCAAAGTGAGCGCACACGGATCCGGTCAGATGCCACCCACATTGTGGCACTGGGCGGTGTCATGCGGCAGCAGCTGGTGGTGAGCCGTGAGTTGAGGATGTATGATGGCAAGACGGGTCAATGGAGAGCCCTCAAGCCCATGAAGGTGCCGTGTTACCAGCATGGCCTGGCCCTTCTGGGCGGGTTCCTCTTCATCGTTGGAG gtcaAAGTACCTATGACACCAAGGGTAAGACAGccatcgatagcgcctaccgcTATGACCCACGCTTCAACGTGTGGCTTCAGATTGCTTCACTCAAAGAGAAGAGGACCTTCTTCCACCTTAGTGCTCTGAAGGGGAAACTCTACGCTGTCGGTGGAAGAAATGCAGTGGGAGAGATCG AGTCGGTGGAGTGCTACAACCTGAAGACAAACGAGTGGAGCTTCGTGAGCAGCATGGCCAAGTCTCACTACGGACACGCTGGGACGGTACACGGCGACAGCATGTACATCTCAG GTGGCATCACCCACGACACCTTCCAGAGGGAACTGTGGTGCTATGACCCGGCAGGGGACGCGTGGACCCGGCGGGCGGACATGATGGAGCTCCGGGGCCTGCACTGTATGTGCACCGTGGGGGACCGCCTCTTTGTCATGGGTGGCAACCACTTCCAGGGCAGGAGCGACTATGACGATGTGCTGAGCTGCGAGTACTACAGCCCCACAAATGACCAGTGGACGGTGGTGGCACCCATGCCGCGTGGCCAGAGTGACGTGGGCGTCACCGTATTCCAGGGCCAGATCTACGTGGTGGGCGGGTACTCGTGGAACAGCCGCTGCATGGTGGACATCGTGCAGCACTACGACCCCGAGGGGGACACGTGGGACCGCGTGTTTGACATCTTGGAGCCTCTGGGCGGGATTCGAGCCTGTACCATGACTGTTCATCTGCCGGAGGACTCGGTAGACGAGGCTCAGATCCAGGAGGGACCCCTGCCCACAGGGGAGAACTAA
- the si:rp71-68n21.9 gene encoding kelch-like protein 9 isoform X1: protein MGVGDDSRPGRLSLRFSRLSGRRQSRMSGHPDRSPAPPPQQLAQQDDRVSLPDPVSLPAPVPHRVPSPALVPFAPATKMPPKRPDKATKPKLPPRPLSKGFSSTEHSLDVLQGLNAFRASDILCDVVLVPGDSHETFPVHRVIMASSSDYFKAMFTGGMRETDMREIKLHGVTKLGLKNILDFIYTSKINLDMGNLQETLEAANFLQVIPVLSFCNQLMSSEITVDNCVEVECIASDLLLEDLQCNVAEFVSRNLCALVQCGRYLQLSKKTIAGALASNSLKGLSEMELYQIAKGWLAHDPAKRRHSVYALMRHIRFPLMSPSELIQISHEEDVQDEEGDSLMRSETSCVNLLLEASNYQMMPFMQPALQSERTRIRSDATHIVALGGVMRQQLVVSRELRMYDGKTGQWRALKPMKVPCYQHGLALLGGFLFIVGGQSTYDTKGKTAIDSAYRYDPRFNVWLQIASLKEKRTFFHLSALKGKLYAVGGRNAVGEIESVECYNLKTNEWSFVSSMAKSHYGHAGTVHGDSMYISGGITHDTFQRELWCYDPAGDAWTRRADMMELRGLHCMCTVGDRLFVMGGNHFQGRSDYDDVLSCEYYSPTNDQWTVVAPMPRGQSDVGVTVFQGQIYVVGGYSWNSRCMVDIVQHYDPEGDTWDRVFDILEPLGGIRACTMTVHLPEDSVDEAQIQEGPLPTGEN, encoded by the exons ATGGG GGTCGGAGATGACAGCagaccagggaggctgagtcTCCGCTTTTCCCGCTTGAGTGGCAGGCGTCAATCCCGCATGTCCGGTCATCCAGACAGATCCCCTGCTCCGCCCCCGCAGCAACTGGCTCAGCAAG ATGACAGGGTTTCTCTGCCAGACCCTGTCTCACTTCCAGCTCCAGTTCCGCATCGAGTTCCATCCCCGGCTCTGGTGCCCTTTGCCCCAGCCACGAAAATGCCTCCCAAACGGCCGGACAAAGCTACCAAGCCCAAACTGCCCCCTCGGCCTCTTTCCAAGGGGTTCAGTAGTACTGAACACAGCTTGGATGTGTTACAG GGTTTGAATGCTTTCCGGGCAAGCGACATCCTGTGCGATGTCGTGTTGGTTCCCGGAGACAGTCACGAAACTTTCCCAGTGCACCGAGTCATCATGGCATCATCCAGTGACTACTTCAAAGCTATGTTCACAG GAGGTATGCGCGAGACAGATATGCGTGAGATCAAGCTGCACGGCGTCACCAAGTTGGGCCTGAAGAACATTTTAGACTTCATCTACACGTCAAAAATTAACCTGGACATGGGTAACCTCCAAGAGACCCTGGAGGCTGCCAACTTCCTTCAGGTCATCCCGGTGCTTTCCTTCTGCAACCAGCTTATGAGCAGTGAG ATCACAGTTGATAATTGTGTGGAGGTGGAGTGCATTGCATCTGACTTACTCCTGGAGGATTTGCAGTGCAACGTTG CCGAGTTTGTGAGCCGCAACCTGTGCGCCCTGGTGCAGTGCGGTCGCTATCTGCAACTCTCCAAGAAGACCATCGCCGGAGCCTTGGCCAGCAACTCTCTGAAGGGACTCTCTGAAATGGAGCTCTACCAAATCGCCAAAGGTTGGCTGGCTCACGACCCTGCCAAGCGGCGCCATTCGGTCTACGCCTTGATGCGTCACATTCGCTTCCCCCTGATGAGCCCCTCCGAGCTGATCCAGATCTCCCATGAAGAAGACGTACAGGATGAGGAAGGAGACTCCCTGATGCGTTCCGAGACCTCCTGTGTCAACCTCCTGTTGGAGGCCAGTAACTATCAGATGATGCCCTTCATGCAGCCAGCTCTCCAAAGTGAGCGCACACGGATCCGGTCAGATGCCACCCACATTGTGGCACTGGGCGGTGTCATGCGGCAGCAGCTGGTGGTGAGCCGTGAGTTGAGGATGTATGATGGCAAGACGGGTCAATGGAGAGCCCTCAAGCCCATGAAGGTGCCGTGTTACCAGCATGGCCTGGCCCTTCTGGGCGGGTTCCTCTTCATCGTTGGAG gtcaAAGTACCTATGACACCAAGGGTAAGACAGccatcgatagcgcctaccgcTATGACCCACGCTTCAACGTGTGGCTTCAGATTGCTTCACTCAAAGAGAAGAGGACCTTCTTCCACCTTAGTGCTCTGAAGGGGAAACTCTACGCTGTCGGTGGAAGAAATGCAGTGGGAGAGATCG AGTCGGTGGAGTGCTACAACCTGAAGACAAACGAGTGGAGCTTCGTGAGCAGCATGGCCAAGTCTCACTACGGACACGCTGGGACGGTACACGGCGACAGCATGTACATCTCAG GTGGCATCACCCACGACACCTTCCAGAGGGAACTGTGGTGCTATGACCCGGCAGGGGACGCGTGGACCCGGCGGGCGGACATGATGGAGCTCCGGGGCCTGCACTGTATGTGCACCGTGGGGGACCGCCTCTTTGTCATGGGTGGCAACCACTTCCAGGGCAGGAGCGACTATGACGATGTGCTGAGCTGCGAGTACTACAGCCCCACAAATGACCAGTGGACGGTGGTGGCACCCATGCCGCGTGGCCAGAGTGACGTGGGCGTCACCGTATTCCAGGGCCAGATCTACGTGGTGGGCGGGTACTCGTGGAACAGCCGCTGCATGGTGGACATCGTGCAGCACTACGACCCCGAGGGGGACACGTGGGACCGCGTGTTTGACATCTTGGAGCCTCTGGGCGGGATTCGAGCCTGTACCATGACTGTTCATCTGCCGGAGGACTCGGTAGACGAGGCTCAGATCCAGGAGGGACCCCTGCCCACAGGGGAGAACTAA
- the si:rp71-68n21.9 gene encoding kelch-like protein 13 isoform X3 produces the protein MPPKRPDKATKPKLPPRPLSKGFSSTEHSLDVLQGLNAFRASDILCDVVLVPGDSHETFPVHRVIMASSSDYFKAMFTGGMRETDMREIKLHGVTKLGLKNILDFIYTSKINLDMGNLQETLEAANFLQVIPVLSFCNQLMSSEITVDNCVEVECIASDLLLEDLQCNVAEFVSRNLCALVQCGRYLQLSKKTIAGALASNSLKGLSEMELYQIAKGWLAHDPAKRRHSVYALMRHIRFPLMSPSELIQISHEEDVQDEEGDSLMRSETSCVNLLLEASNYQMMPFMQPALQSERTRIRSDATHIVALGGVMRQQLVVSRELRMYDGKTGQWRALKPMKVPCYQHGLALLGGFLFIVGGQSTYDTKGKTAIDSAYRYDPRFNVWLQIASLKEKRTFFHLSALKGKLYAVGGRNAVGEIESVECYNLKTNEWSFVSSMAKSHYGHAGTVHGDSMYISGGITHDTFQRELWCYDPAGDAWTRRADMMELRGLHCMCTVGDRLFVMGGNHFQGRSDYDDVLSCEYYSPTNDQWTVVAPMPRGQSDVGVTVFQGQIYVVGGYSWNSRCMVDIVQHYDPEGDTWDRVFDILEPLGGIRACTMTVHLPEDSVDEAQIQEGPLPTGEN, from the exons ATGCCTCCCAAACGGCCGGACAAAGCTACCAAGCCCAAACTGCCCCCTCGGCCTCTTTCCAAGGGGTTCAGTAGTACTGAACACAGCTTGGATGTGTTACAG GGTTTGAATGCTTTCCGGGCAAGCGACATCCTGTGCGATGTCGTGTTGGTTCCCGGAGACAGTCACGAAACTTTCCCAGTGCACCGAGTCATCATGGCATCATCCAGTGACTACTTCAAAGCTATGTTCACAG GAGGTATGCGCGAGACAGATATGCGTGAGATCAAGCTGCACGGCGTCACCAAGTTGGGCCTGAAGAACATTTTAGACTTCATCTACACGTCAAAAATTAACCTGGACATGGGTAACCTCCAAGAGACCCTGGAGGCTGCCAACTTCCTTCAGGTCATCCCGGTGCTTTCCTTCTGCAACCAGCTTATGAGCAGTGAG ATCACAGTTGATAATTGTGTGGAGGTGGAGTGCATTGCATCTGACTTACTCCTGGAGGATTTGCAGTGCAACGTTG CCGAGTTTGTGAGCCGCAACCTGTGCGCCCTGGTGCAGTGCGGTCGCTATCTGCAACTCTCCAAGAAGACCATCGCCGGAGCCTTGGCCAGCAACTCTCTGAAGGGACTCTCTGAAATGGAGCTCTACCAAATCGCCAAAGGTTGGCTGGCTCACGACCCTGCCAAGCGGCGCCATTCGGTCTACGCCTTGATGCGTCACATTCGCTTCCCCCTGATGAGCCCCTCCGAGCTGATCCAGATCTCCCATGAAGAAGACGTACAGGATGAGGAAGGAGACTCCCTGATGCGTTCCGAGACCTCCTGTGTCAACCTCCTGTTGGAGGCCAGTAACTATCAGATGATGCCCTTCATGCAGCCAGCTCTCCAAAGTGAGCGCACACGGATCCGGTCAGATGCCACCCACATTGTGGCACTGGGCGGTGTCATGCGGCAGCAGCTGGTGGTGAGCCGTGAGTTGAGGATGTATGATGGCAAGACGGGTCAATGGAGAGCCCTCAAGCCCATGAAGGTGCCGTGTTACCAGCATGGCCTGGCCCTTCTGGGCGGGTTCCTCTTCATCGTTGGAG gtcaAAGTACCTATGACACCAAGGGTAAGACAGccatcgatagcgcctaccgcTATGACCCACGCTTCAACGTGTGGCTTCAGATTGCTTCACTCAAAGAGAAGAGGACCTTCTTCCACCTTAGTGCTCTGAAGGGGAAACTCTACGCTGTCGGTGGAAGAAATGCAGTGGGAGAGATCG AGTCGGTGGAGTGCTACAACCTGAAGACAAACGAGTGGAGCTTCGTGAGCAGCATGGCCAAGTCTCACTACGGACACGCTGGGACGGTACACGGCGACAGCATGTACATCTCAG GTGGCATCACCCACGACACCTTCCAGAGGGAACTGTGGTGCTATGACCCGGCAGGGGACGCGTGGACCCGGCGGGCGGACATGATGGAGCTCCGGGGCCTGCACTGTATGTGCACCGTGGGGGACCGCCTCTTTGTCATGGGTGGCAACCACTTCCAGGGCAGGAGCGACTATGACGATGTGCTGAGCTGCGAGTACTACAGCCCCACAAATGACCAGTGGACGGTGGTGGCACCCATGCCGCGTGGCCAGAGTGACGTGGGCGTCACCGTATTCCAGGGCCAGATCTACGTGGTGGGCGGGTACTCGTGGAACAGCCGCTGCATGGTGGACATCGTGCAGCACTACGACCCCGAGGGGGACACGTGGGACCGCGTGTTTGACATCTTGGAGCCTCTGGGCGGGATTCGAGCCTGTACCATGACTGTTCATCTGCCGGAGGACTCGGTAGACGAGGCTCAGATCCAGGAGGGACCCCTGCCCACAGGGGAGAACTAA